The Vitis vinifera cultivar Pinot Noir 40024 chromosome 18, ASM3070453v1 region ACAGAAATTACTGTTGTGCTTTCAAATTGCATgtacccattttcttcttttgggttTTCCTCCAATCCCAGCTTGAatgcttcttttctttctttcttcctgtTTTTAAACAACTTTGCGCATGACTGATCTCATGTACACGCACGCCCTCAAGCCCAATGAGACTCAAAGAGCAACTTATTCAAATAAGAAATAGATGGATTATTTGATGCATTATTGATTTTTCATGCTATAgatgattattctttttttccttttttctttttcggtGTGCACTGATGATTAACGCATCTTTTTCTTTCAATGCCATGTACACTTTGTCAATGTCATACTTTTTGAAAGCTTCAATTCTTTACAACTGTAAATGCTGGGAGTTCTGTGAAGCCGATTGTACATCAATAAGCTGCGACTTATTCGAATTAATATAAAGTAGTCTGACCTTTAAcatcttttgaaaatttatgcTTTGGGTTTTGAATTGGAGATTGAAACCAGTTTTCCAAGACTTATGGGTCGaagatgaaaatattttcttctttagaaAAGTGGATGAGTAGTTACCAACTCACTTTTCTTTGCTTTCATCTTGACCACAAAATAGTTTGAGTCTCTACTGTTGATGTCGCtttgtttttgaaatttctaattttaagaagtggatAAATATTTGATTGCTTCACCAGCCATCCATTCCCAGCCAGCTAATTAAACAAAGGAAACAGGTGTATGACTATAACCTTTGCAGTTGTAGTCTTTACCATTGCTGGAATATTAACATCAGGACAAATATTggtgaaagttttgaaaattcaagGGTCATATTTTCTTTGAGCTGATACGTGGAGTCACGCTCATGGATAGTCTAACACAGAATGGAGACAAATATGAAACACCCAAATGAAATGGTGCTTTGTGTTTTGCGTTATGTTGAAGCCTGGAAGAATACCAGTGGTGCCGGACTTAATTTAGATTATATGCCTCAGCCCTCTTGATGGAGATTGATGGGTTCTTCCTTTGACACCATGATTGATAACAATATAATCCGTAGTGGTTGACAATTTGAGCTTAAAATCTGTGTTGTTTTTggacattttcaaatatttgtttatgtTTGAACATTATTTCTATAATTTCGGCATTAATtatgaaagttttttttctcttttttccctcAATATTCATGTACAATGGACCCTCACCCCGTCCAACCCACTGGTATGAAAACATGAACACCATGAACGAAATTCGCCAACGTTGGCACGTCTACATTAGTATattgaacaaagaaaaagaaacattagAATCAGCATAATCAAATATTCATAATTCAACGCAAACATGGGCACCGTCAGGTATCTTATGTGCGTTTATTCGCAATGGATTTGGACACCATCTTCCTCGCTTTCTTTGATTTTTCGTAGCAGAGATGCTTATTCTATTCTAGTCTGAATTATTGTAAGTCAAAACTGCGATTTTTTGGAAGCGAACATAGTTAGCGTTTGTACCAGCAAAGGTCTGCACTGCGACACATATTTGATTAAAGACCCACAAGGTGCTGCCACTTCATCCCTTGTCATTCtatacttaatttttatatatactaaaatttaaTGACCCATAGTGCCACTTGTAGAAGCATTAGGATCCATGACGTTTAATTATGGGATTAAGAGACCAATGCCCTCAGTTCCCACCTAATCCTACGCAttagagaagaaagaaaaggcaAAACCGACTTGGGCCTACATCTACATTTCTCTGTAACTTTTTGTCTTGTTTATTATTCGCATACACGAAACTCGTACCATTGGTTTAATAGAAGAAAAGCTACAAAAGCAATCATATGGAGAGCTGTCATCCATGATCCACGAAGCTCGACTCCATTCCTTCCGCCGAATGCGACCCATTCCAGTGTCATCCCCTAGACTTTTCCTATGAAAATTACCTCAACCAACCTTGCTTCACTCGAACAAAATAATTGTAAATGATACACATAACAAGTACCTTTCTGATTGGAGGGTGGAGCTCACACACAACAAAATTTAAGCATGATGACGTTGAAATTAGAAACTTCGGGTATTCGGAAATGGCATGAAATTTTGCAATTAGTTGTGCCCACATCCTCGCACTCACATTTTTTCCGTGGGTGAGTGATTCCAAGGGAATTGGGGGAGTGATAAGCAATAAGTAATCAGTAGAAGAAAATAGTTAAGTGGAAGTGGAAGGGGAAGGGGAAGGAGCATGGAAAGGATGGGGCGGAAGCCAACAAAAACTAGTAAAGCAGCGCGGACCGGAGATTGCGGGCAATACCTGGAGGCACGACAGACGCTGCCGGCTGTGGCGGACAGGCTGTTCGTGTGAGTGTGGACCAGTCACCAGTGACATCGCTACGTGTCCTTCTCTCCTTCCATCATCACGTGCGTATTCTTATTCTATGTTGTCCGCTCCATTGCCCTACTTTCTTCACCTCCACGTCCCACTTGCCACGTCCTAGGTTTTTTTTCACTGAAATGACCCTGCTACCCCTTATCCTTTCtggtttgtttttaaaattttgaacagCTCTCCTTTTTATCTCATCCACGTGACCCCTGAACCTCGTTCCAGCGAGCGGAGATCGGTTAGAATAGGGGTGAGCCGCATGGAGGCTTTGTACTCCTCTAAAATTATAGGCCATGTGCTGCCGTTGAAGTTGGTGACTTGGCCGGTACGAGCCGTGTTGATATGATTGATGACCAAATAAACAGAGGATCAGCATTGCGCCATCATTATCCACTTCATACAGATTTGTCGATATTAACCCCTTCCAAAATTCACTCTGTTTCACAAAAATTGTCGGTGCAGAGGCAAAGAGCCGAGGCTACTTTGGACAATTTATGTCCTCTCTGTTTGTTCAGAGCAATAAGTAATGACACTCACTAGCCCACCCTAATTGAGGCGCGTGCCAGTCACGCTTTCAGCCTTTCACTCTCAAATCTTCAGTAGCGTGGGTTATGGAATGCCAAATTGTGTTTTCCATGCTTCAAGGAAAAATATTTAGATTTATTACAAAACATTCCGAAAATTAAAGCCAAATTTGTTACAAatatctaataaataaataaaaaggaaaaaaaaaattatattaacgATTCTCAATTGTCTTTaataacaaaatcaaatattaatattttatttccacctatttctataaaattattcttattcaaaatttatcaaatatgtttccTAGGTTAGAAAATACGACgcttccataaaaaaataaattgaattttttatatgagtttctaaatagaattttattgttgaaaataatttaaaaatattttttatgaactcTCTTAacaaatgaatttcaatattCTCtgtatttaattcattttatagttttattttaaatttttcacatttttttattttaatattattaaaattaattcatattatTGACTACTTTGGAGGATGGTTGATAAAGGTTTTTATTGAGTTGTATTTTAATAGAGGTAGGAGAATAAGGGTGGCTTGTGGAGTGGAATTAATACACAATAAAAGGTTGCTTGAATTAGAGTGGttataaatgaaatatttagGGTTTGTTGggtgattattttaaaaaagaaaaattaaaaataatatttataatttgctttttaataatttataaaataaaaatttctttgaaaattgaaatatttttacctagttttaatgttcttaaatatattttaacaaaattttttatatctaatattttatttttaattattttttatcttcatatagttattttttaaaactattttaaaaaatataaataaaaaaatttcgaaaataactaaaaggtggtttttgaaaatataaaatttttgtttttaaaaataaaaaattaaaattactttattttttatttttaagaaaagaatggaaaaaatactttgtttttttttttttaagagtaaaaaagggaaaaataatttcctgattttcaaatatatttttctattttttttctcctgacATCCAGTTGTCGGTACACTTGAGCTGGTGGGGGAGTAACTTGGGATAAAAGTAAAtgcataattaattaaattttgaggGTCACACGTGGTAATGGATTGACTTAGGAGGTCACGCGCGTAGAAGATGCGTGGGTGAAGTTATAACCAACACAAAGGAGGAGATTTGGAGCTTCAAAAATTAACGGCACAACCTTTTACTGATGACGGGGACTCGGTCTTCTCTTCTCATCCATTAGAGACGGCCTTGGATGGTCTTGTCCAGCCCAtctaatgattaaaaaaaaaaaaggaaataaaaacaaaaatcacaacccaatattcattttgatttttaaccATTTCCAACCTTGGAGTTGGATACCTTCCCATGAAGTTTCCCGTGCTCCGCTTTCACCTTCTGgcacaagaataaaaaaaataggaaaggaaaaatgaaacgCCATGAAAGACAGACGTTGAATCCGGAAGTGGAGACGGAAATGGACGCGGGAGGGCGTAAAATTTGTAGGTAAAAGGAGAAGTGTATGAATCATGAATGGGAGGGTGGGCCGTGGGGGAGGTTTCTAGGGCTTACGTCGGGCTTCCATGGTCTGTATGTATTATGCAGGGGAGTGGGGTAGTAGGTGGAAGGCCAACAAAACCCATTAATATCAAGAAAGCGTGTTTCTCTGTCTTACTCGTGATTTTTTCTGCactgttttccttttttttttaaataaaataaatacaaaaacaaaagatttcATTCTGTCTTAGATAGATAGATTGATCCTGAGATTTCCTCCGGTTGTTTCCATTTAGGTTTGGGTAAAAGGAGATGGATTTGGAAGGTTAAATTGATTTTGACAAAACAGGGtggtttatttttaaaatattttgatttcaaaaatcaaaacgTGTTGAGCTGTTAggctctttctctctctctctctctctctccctccctagTCTCTCTCTCCCGCCTGGCTTTCTATATTACAGACATATCTCTTGTGTAATCTCTGTTATTACAAACCATCCAAAGTCGTGTTAGGGTCGAAACTCGAAAGCTGTAATTGAATGCGAGCTGTTTGGACACATCCCCAGAATCATAGCACCCAAATCTTTCTCTACACAGAGGGGCTTCTTTCTTCTTATAAGATAAAATCTTCCGAATGCCACCGCGTATTATAGACGCTTTGCTTTGATCCGAACCCACGCGTCAATCTCCGCCTCTATTTTCTCTACTCTCTTGAGACTCCGTGGCTTTTCTGACAATGAGATAAAAAACCAGAGTTCGAGGCTTTGATGTTCCACCCATTTGGCCTCTGAAACCACGGGGCTTTGCTTTTGGTTCTTGGCTTCGGGGAGGAGTGATTCTGGGAGGTGGGTTTTTGAGATCAGGAGCAAAAATGGCGCCATCCTTTGACTGGTGGACAAAGGAGAGTCACAGGGGGACGCCGGTTGTCGTCAAGATGGAGAACCCTAACTGGTCCATTGCGGAGCTGGAGGGCCCGTCGGATGACGATTTTCTTCTCGCCGGTTCGCCCAACACCAACAGGGACAAAGGCCGGGGCAAAAACGCCAGGCAGCTCACATGGGTTCTTCTCCTCAAAGCCCACAAGGCCGCCGGTTGTCTGACCTCCATTGCGTCGGCAATGTTCGGCCTCGCTGCCGCCGTGCGCCGCCGAGTCGCTTCCGGAAGGACCGATACCGATAACGACAACGGCGGAGGCATGGAGCAGGAGAACCCAACGGTGAAAAGCCGGTTCTATTCGTGTATAAAGGTGTTTCTGTGGTTATCTGTTGTGTTGCTGGTATTTGAGGTGGCAGCCTACTTCAAGGGTTGGCATTTCGGCGCACCCCATCTTCAATTGCAGTATTTATTGACAGCTCCATATGGGGTTAAGGATATCTTCAATTCCTTATATTCTCGATGGGTTTTGATTCGGGTGGAGTACCTCGCTCCTCCTCTGCAATTCCTTGCCAATGCTTGTATAGTGCTTTTCCTTATACAGAGTGTGGATAGGCTAGTTCTTTGTTTGGGGTGTTTCTGGATCAAATTCAAGAAGATTAAACCGGTTCCTAAGGGGACTGTGGATCTTGAATCCGGTGATGGAAATGGTTACTTTCCCAGGGTTCTTGTTCAGATCCCCATGTGCAATGAAAAAGAGGTAAATTCCAAACTCtgttgcattttattttttttgggctATTCATCACTATGTTTTTTGGAGGTTGTGATCTGATCTTAGAACCTTTATCAGGTTTATCAGCAATCTATTGCAGCCTGCTGCAATTTGGACTGGCCAAAATCAAGCATACTAATCCAAGTTCTGGACGATTCAGATGACCCAGTGACACAGTTGATGATCAAAGAGGAGGTCACAAAATGGCAGCAAGAGGGCGCCCACATTTTGTACAGGCACCGGGTGATCAGAGACGGGTACAAGGCTGGTAATCTCAAGTCTGCTATGAATTGCAGTTATGTCAAGGACTATGAATTTGTGGCAATATTTGATGCAGATTTTCAGCCCACCCCTGATTTTCTGAAAAGAACAGTTCCACATTTCAAGGTATCTAATCCTTCTTGCATTCAATGTGTTATGATCTCTGAATACAATGTTGCAGTATCATCGTCtgtttctttaattaattttcttggaCTTTATTTCACCACAGCCACTTGATTGCAATGCAGGACAATGAAGAACTAGGGCTGGTTCAGGCAAGGTGGTCTTTTGTGAATAAGGATGAGAACCTTCTAACTAGGTTACAGAACATTAACTTGTCTTTTCATTTCGAAGTGGAGCAGCAAGTTAATGGAGTTTTCATCAATTTCTTTGGTTTCAACGGCACTGCTGGAGTGTGGAGGATAAAGGCATTAGAGGATTCTGGTGGTTGGTTGGAGAGGACCACTGTTGAGGACATGGATATTGCTGTTCGAGCTCATCTTCAGGGCTGGAAATTCATCTTCCTCAATGATGTGGAGGTAATTCTTCCTATCTATCTcagtccatatatatatatatatattttttttctgtcAGTAATTCATCTGAGCTAGATGACCTCTTCAGTGATTTGGGAAATGTAAATTGTGGAAATAACATTGGACTACCCCAATTGTCATTtttcaacaatcaaaatgaTAGCTAATGACCGTAAACACTAGCTTGATTCAGTTATTTCTATGTGTAAATTTTAGTGGCATGGCGTGCCTGCATTTCCATGTGTAAATGCTAATGACTGCAGTTATTTCTTACCAATGTCATAAGCTCCATCAATTGGCGTGCCTGCATTTATTTACCAGATTTTGTTTTCCACTAAAACCTAGGGAGCCTAACAGTTTATTCGGTTCCTATGTTCAGTGCCAATGTGAACTGCCAGAGTCTTATGAAGCTTATAGGAAACAACAACACAGATGGCATTCTGGACCCATGCAGTTGTTTCGCCTATGTTTGCCTGATGTTATCCGATCCAAGGTGCTCAATCTCTCAAACACTTGTTGCTTATAAGTGCAATTTGcccaaatttatatatttgggGAGAAGGATGATTCTAATTATTGACATTCTTCTGGAACCTCTTTTGGTTGATGCAGATCAGTATTTGGAAGAAGGCAAATCTaatcttcctcttctttctccTCAGAAAACTGATACTACCCTTCTATTCTTTCACCCTGTTCTGCATAATTCTCCCAATGACAATGTTCATCCCTGAGGCTGAGCTCCCATCATGGGTTGTATGTTACATTCCGGCAACTATGTCATTTCTCAACATCCTCCCTTCTCCAAAATCCTTCCCCTTCATTGTCCCCTATCTTCTCTTTGAGAACACCATGTCAGTGACCAAGTTCAATGCAATGATCTCAGGCCTATTCCAGCTGGGAAGTGCATATGAATGGGTTGTCACAAAGAAATCTGGACGCTCCTCTGAGGGTGATCTTGTCTCCCTAGTTGCAAAAGGCCCGAAGCATCAAAGGGGAAGCTCAGAGCCTAATATTGGGGAGATGGAGGAAACTTTACTGCAGGAACAAAAGGCCTCTAGGAAGAAAAAGCACAACAGGATTTATACAAAGGAGCTGGCATTGGCTTTCCTTCTTCTAACAGCTTCAGCAAGGAGCCTCCTCTCTGCTCAGGGGATCCACTTCTACTTCCTGCTATTTCAGGGCATATCATTTCTTCTGGTTGGTTTAGACTTGATTGGAGAGCAGGTTGAGTAAACAAGGAAATGGTAGGCTTGGTAGGGGATAAATGGACTATATAAACACAGGAAACAAGGGCGGATAATATTTAGAGTACCATTGAATGAGAAATGAGAACAGCTGTGGGGAGTCGTTAGAGGGCTGAGGGTTAATATTATTGCCCTCTAACCTCCCAGATCAAATTCCGCCAAATAGGAGAAGTGCCACAAAGACACAAGGAATGGCTTCGCTTTGGAGATAAAGAGAGACATAAAATGGTGGTGCTCCTGAAAATAtgtgaggtttttttttttctattttgtattttctttttttgattcttttgtttttgggtCTATTCTTTTGTAAGAAAATGTTTATTTCAAACATCAAACACCAATCTTAGTTACAGCAGCATTCCCTTGTTCTTTTCTcctctcctttttttctttgtcacTGAAATTGACTAACGTGAGAAAATGAAAGTTGGATGGTTCTCATAATGGCTAGGGGAATGACATCGCTGGCTCATTTTTGTGAATCTTTGTTAGTGGCCTCTCAGCAGGGTTCTAAGTTTGAATTGTTCTCATGTTAATCTCTCAAATTAGATAAAGCCTGTAAATATGTTTCTTTTTCTAAGGCAGTATATTGACAAGCTCTCACTCTGGAGTTCaaatggagaaattttttttgaaggtAATACCCTCACTTTTCTAAGGATCATGGAAAGCCAAGGAAACAGAGGAAGCACATGGGAATATGCAAGTTTGCAGAGAAAGTACATGGGAATATGCTTTACATGACGTTGATACTATGGCCCCATCTGAGTATTGGGCCACCGACATCATGGAACTGGTGGACCATGCTATGAAAGAAGGCGAACCTCTTGTGAGTTGTGATCCAACCTTCTATGCTACATTCAAGACTGCTGACGGAGGAATTCTGTTTTCTTGTCCTTCTTATGAAACCACCACTGAGTTAGTCTAGTAGGAGAACATGGGTGGGAACTTGGAGGCTGTCTCGAGTTACAAGTAATTATTCTAAAGGATTCTAACCCATTCGAATTGATTTTGGTGCTGACAAAAACAGCGGATGAAGTAGAAATGTCTGAGTGAGAAAAAGGtggtaaaaaatttgatattccaGGTGGGTATTCCCTCCGTATATTTGATTGGGAGGAGGCTGGAGGGGTCTCTTAGGCTTTTGTGGAAATTAATCTCTCTATGGGCTGCCATCACTGCTGCTGGAGAAAACAACAGGCCCACACAATGTCTTCCACAATaaaacaagaattttttttttatggtccTTTACTTCACTTTCCTACCTCGCCTACTATTTATCAtgtatttatttgtataatcTTTTGGAAAGCAAGATGTAGAAGCTACtttgaaacaagaaaaaaagaaggatattttattgttttggaGAGGTTCAAAATTGGCAGTAGAAGTAGAATTTTAAAATCGTGAAGTGGTTGGTGAGTATGGGAGCCAGCCATGGGCATTTGCTTCAGTCTGACCTCGTTAATGGTTGTGCGCAACACATTTCCATTTGGAAAAACAAAGTGGGTGATTGTGATGGGATAGAAAAGGCCAACCAAACCGATCCTCAATCATTATCTCGTGGTTTGACAGTGTCCAAGGTTGTGGTTCGGGTCAATCTTCTGGAATAATCACTTGGGAGAAACTTTACTCATCAATTTCTGTTCAAACTCTGCTCGTGCTGTGCCCTTGTGCTTTTACTCTTAAACCCATTATAATCCTATTTTCCAAGTTCTTTATAACAGAGGAGAGGTGTGTATGGGGCCGCCCTTGAGACATTTGTCCCTCACTTCGACAGTATAGGAATGGGCCTCGGGCTTTTCCCTATCCACAATTTAACCTTTTTATAAGCCTAGGCCTAGCCCCGGCCTTTGGCGGAAGAAAGcctaatttatataaattttgaaatcttggagtaataaacaaaaaaaacgaAAAAGTTTAAAGGAGAGATGGAACCAGAGACTAAGAATGTAAAAAGGTAGACTGAACTTTCACAACCATATCATTTGGGCAAccatttgaattgaaaattttcaactgaaaaaacataaaagagcATTACTGGTTAAAACTTGGCTTAAATTACTCTCTATATTTGCTAAAGCAAATGGGATTAAACCTCAGGTCATTAAtcaggaagagaagagaaatggACAAACAAAAATACCCACAAAACATAGGAAAAGCCACTTGATTAGTAATACTCACTacttgtttttccatttttgagaAAGAGGAACCTAATTCCTAAATCCTCGTTGGTATGAAACAGCAAGTCAGCAATTGCTAAATCCACTTGCCAGGACCTTAGCTTGAGTTGTTGCCTTTAGTGGTTATACTAAAAGTGGACTAAGCAAATTTATAAAGGGAATTCATACCTTTGCTTTTGTTGTGGGTTGGCCTGGTTGGGAAGGTATCCTTTATTGAACTGGGCGACCATTTTGGcactttccttctcttttccttttcccatcAATGTGAACTGTGAAGTAAACAGGGCCTTGCACTATGGAGCGTGTAGCTGAATAGTATCGGGGGTTCTCACCCTTCCCATTTGTCCTTTTCTTCAACCAtaggttctattttttttccctaggaTTAGCCCCCTTTGCCGTTGttaaaataataactttaatacaatacaaatttaattaagTTGTGATGCCCGTACTCAGGCACAGAGATTTGTGTTGTTTCAGAGATGATGGGAGTGATCGAAGGCCAGCATACCTACATACTTGCATGTACatgtaaaatttgaatttcaaattcagCCCCATTAATTTTTCCAAGCCCAAACCCCTCCAGTTTGCATGAATGCCTTTTCGGTTTCGTTTTGAGCTTTGATTGCACACAAAGCCCTGTACTGATCCTGGTACAGCCCAGGACTCGGGGAGGATTTGAAAAAACTAGATCTTTCCCGCATCCATCATTCTTCGTGTTGAAATTCAATCGTGGGCGGTGATCATGGTTCCCTCCACTTTGATTGCTCATTGTAAGAGGCATACAAAAATAACTTAACTGGATCATATAACAAGCTTCAATAATTTGAGTCCTAAAAGTGTAAGAAGTGGAGAAAGGGAGAAACCCATATGCCAATTTATTGGTAATAGAATGGAGCCTTGTATTTGAAGGAATGCCATGTAAACAAAACGATTTCTCACCCCATCTATTTTCTGAACTTTATGCACTCTACAATATACTTGTCTCTCTTTAACAGTTTCCCCAAAACCCTCACAAAGCTTCAAACCCACTTCCTCTAATCTACAACACCAATGAAAACAATCATCTTCACCACTCAAAAGTCTCACTTTTGCTTTTCGAATATACACGGTCTGTAAATCTAAGAAGTCATCTTCTTCTGCTAAAATTCGAAGAACAAACAGTTAGGAGTTGAGAACCTATACAACTTTGAAgaatttcctcttttttttcccctattcTTTTCCTAGTTGAGTTAAATGTTCAGTCAACTTAAGGATAATTGAATTCTTTGTCAGGAAGAAACAGCTTTCTCTCTCCCCAAAATTCTATAGCTCCAGTTTTGAGCGGCCTGCTGAACAAGTTGAAATTTCAGGGTTAGAAGGATACAGAaatttaacaaagaaaaaatctgCAGTAATTTCAAATGAACTTCTGACACTTACCATTTGTTCCCAGATTGTTGCTAGATGGGTTAGAATCAAATCCCATTTGGAGAAGACTTTGGAGTTCACCATCCCATACAGCCTGTATGTATGAGAAGACCCTATGTATATCAGTGCTTATCACAAGACAAAAGGATGAGAATAGGATGATCAGAAGATCCTTTAGTTACCTGAGTGGAAT contains the following coding sequences:
- the LOC100242055 gene encoding probable xyloglucan glycosyltransferase 12 — its product is MAPSFDWWTKESHRGTPVVVKMENPNWSIAELEGPSDDDFLLAGSPNTNRDKGRGKNARQLTWVLLLKAHKAAGCLTSIASAMFGLAAAVRRRVASGRTDTDNDNGGGMEQENPTVKSRFYSCIKVFLWLSVVLLVFEVAAYFKGWHFGAPHLQLQYLLTAPYGVKDIFNSLYSRWVLIRVEYLAPPLQFLANACIVLFLIQSVDRLVLCLGCFWIKFKKIKPVPKGTVDLESGDGNGYFPRVLVQIPMCNEKEVYQQSIAACCNLDWPKSSILIQVLDDSDDPVTQLMIKEEVTKWQQEGAHILYRHRVIRDGYKAGNLKSAMNCSYVKDYEFVAIFDADFQPTPDFLKRTVPHFKDNEELGLVQARWSFVNKDENLLTRLQNINLSFHFEVEQQVNGVFINFFGFNGTAGVWRIKALEDSGGWLERTTVEDMDIAVRAHLQGWKFIFLNDVECQCELPESYEAYRKQQHRWHSGPMQLFRLCLPDVIRSKISIWKKANLIFLFFLLRKLILPFYSFTLFCIILPMTMFIPEAELPSWVVCYIPATMSFLNILPSPKSFPFIVPYLLFENTMSVTKFNAMISGLFQLGSAYEWVVTKKSGRSSEGDLVSLVAKGPKHQRGSSEPNIGEMEETLLQEQKASRKKKHNRIYTKELALAFLLLTASARSLLSAQGIHFYFLLFQGISFLLVGLDLIGEQVE